Within the Thermanaeromonas toyohensis ToBE genome, the region TGTAACCAACTCATGGTGCATTAGCGGCAGGACCTGGTACCGGGTTTGGTTTCTGTCTTAAAGCGGTCGTAACGCTATAGGGAGATGGCTATGAGATGTTGAAATTCGCATTTGGTTTCCACCTTAAAGAGGTTGTACCAGAGAGTTCTAATCGCACTTCCTCCGCTTCCCGCTCGGTTCGGTCTCTACCTTAAAGGAGTTGTAACGAAAGTCGGTTTCTCGGGGGCTGGCGACCTTGAAGGTTTTCTGCCTTAAAAGGGTTATAACCGTATGACCTGCCTTGCTTGTCCTGTGATCCATTTGGGGCTTGTTTCTACCGTTAAAGGGGGTATAACGGTTTTTATTCCAGGCGGCGGCACCTGGTGTTCAGTTTTGTTTCAATGTTAAACGGGTTTATAACTTACCCGGTTTGCGCTACCACGGCCTGGTGTTCCAGTCTGTTTTTGCTTCCGCGTTCAAGGAGTTATTAAGAAGGGATTATAGCAAAGATCTTGCTTCGCCAAGCGGGGGAAATTGGATTATTTTGTTTTTGCCTGAAAGGGATTTATTAGGCACGCTAGACACGAGAGAATTTTACGAATACAACCGGATTTCCCGAAAGTATTTGTGGGGCTGGCGCGGTTTGGAGAACGGGCCCGCAGGGGTTAGCGGGAGAAAGCGCCTCTAGATTTTAGAAGATATCTGCCAAATTTCGCGAACGGTAGATGGGCTAGGTTTGACAAAATTAACAAGAAAGTATACAATGTGAAACGGGTGGTGCCACTTGCTATGGGATGAAATTCTGCGCCGCAGTAAACATTTTAATGTGGAGGCCGAGGTCATCTTTCGTGAAGAAGTTCAAAAAACAGTTTTAACCTATTTGAGCCTTAAGAGGTTTTTCTCCGATGCAGTCCTTCAAGGAGGTACAGCACTCCGGCTTTTTTACGGTAGCCCACGGTTTTCAGAGGATCTTGATTTTGTGTTTACCGCCAGAGACAGTAAGGCATTTAGTACCGCAGAACACTGGCTTCATGGTGTCGAAACATTTGTCATGCAAAATTTCCCTTTTATCCAGGAGGCCAGTCTTAACGAGCAAAGAGAAAATGGTAGCCTTAGATGGTTTGTTCTTCGAGCAAAAACTGCCACGGTAAGGAGGAGTTTAAGGATAAATATAGAGCTGGCAAATGTTCTCTCCTACCATCACAATGTTGCCGTTCTTCAGCAGCCGCCCTTAAATCCTGCTGTAAGGGTTGAAAGTCCTTCGGAAATTATGGCTGATAAGGTAGTTGCGATTGCGTTGCGCGATTATATCAAAGGGAGGGACCTGTGGGATATCATTTTCTTATCCGAGAACAGAAACGTAGGTATTGACGTTTCTTTAACCGCTCAGAAAGCTACTGATTATGGGAGTAATCAGGACGAATTTTACGAAAAGCTTCTAGCGGCAGCAGAAAGAATTCGCAAGGGAGGAGTTGCTTCACTGGAGCGAGAAATGGTACGGTTTCTTCCCGGCTCTGTCGCACCCCTTTACGTTCCCAAGGTGGAAGAAATGGTCGAAAAGGTCACCGCTCTACTTGCAACTGTTGCGACGAATTTGAGACATATATTGGAGGCCCAAAACGATGCGGCTGACCGAGTGGCTAAACTTTTTTCGGCAAAACGACCGCAAAAAGGTTTTCGCCTTTAGCGACCTTGTGCAGATGACCGGTATACCCAAAGACACCTTGCGGGTAGAACTTTCGCGCCTTGTAGCCCGTGGGGTAGTCCGCCGGCTGGCACGCGAATGGTATGCAAATCCCTTTTCGCCGCCTTCAGTGGAAGAGGTTGCAATGGTATTGCGCTGGCCTTCTTATGTTTCTCTTGAATACGCTCTTTCGGTTGAGAGTATTCTCAGTCAGACAGCTTTCACGATCACGTGTGTTACCTTAAAACTTCCTGTTGTTATCCGCACGCCGTGGGGACCGATTTTTGAATACCACCGTATCTCGCGAAGGTTCTTCTGGGGGTGGCGCGATTTGGGGAACGGGGTTCGCGCGGCGTGGCCGGAGAAGGCGCTCCTGGACTTGATCTACATCCGGCATCTGAGGACACGAGAGCTCAACGAAGAAGACCTGGCTTCAATGCTGGAGGACATGTACCTGGAGGATTTAGATATGGGGCGGTTGCGTGAGTTCATTGGCGGCTTC harbors:
- a CDS encoding nucleotidyl transferase AbiEii/AbiGii toxin family protein, whose translation is MLWDEILRRSKHFNVEAEVIFREEVQKTVLTYLSLKRFFSDAVLQGGTALRLFYGSPRFSEDLDFVFTARDSKAFSTAEHWLHGVETFVMQNFPFIQEASLNEQRENGSLRWFVLRAKTATVRRSLRINIELANVLSYHHNVAVLQQPPLNPAVRVESPSEIMADKVVAIALRDYIKGRDLWDIIFLSENRNVGIDVSLTAQKATDYGSNQDEFYEKLLAAAERIRKGGVASLEREMVRFLPGSVAPLYVPKVEEMVEKVTALLATVATNLRHILEAQNDAADRVAKLFSAKRPQKGFRL
- a CDS encoding type IV toxin-antitoxin system AbiEi family antitoxin domain-containing protein: MRLTEWLNFFRQNDRKKVFAFSDLVQMTGIPKDTLRVELSRLVARGVVRRLAREWYANPFSPPSVEEVAMVLRWPSYVSLEYALSVESILSQTAFTITCVTLKLPVVIRTPWGPIFEYHRISRRFFWGWRDLGNGVRAAWPEKALLDLIYIRHLRTRELNEEDLASMLEDMYLEDLDMGRLREFIGGFGSPYGEKMAAVLMGTGRVNL